One Oryza glaberrima chromosome 11, OglaRS2, whole genome shotgun sequence genomic region harbors:
- the LOC127755761 gene encoding glutathione S-transferase T3-like: MARLVHHQAPSPTVAASSTAAPAASSAMPAKALVVNHGVLNLQILQHARDNTYVNVDSGNETPRTEKRIFWTQEEDVRMMSSWLLNSTDSTVGANRKNEQYWTDVEATYNETTPSHRRRNAKQIKDRFHKAHVFYIKDNEKLNLGPFVLMEVWNTVKTEAKWITYNNGLKAARKRTATKGLGKEKEGEDSSPLYVDELDEQPRPMGQKRAKKLQYAQSKEVDHIDLEELDKFSKLQNEQNANRLKVLEIQQKLSSEKIEQTKISHLAANEQMEAAKVQREARKLEVEARMYETYNRLLVVDTSLMSDEEKVDHGNTLKFLKKKLFTDN, encoded by the exons ATGGCGCGGCTAGTCCACCACCAAGCTCCTTCACCGACGGTAGCTGCTTCTTCAACGGCAGCGCCGGCGGCTTCTTCGGCAATGCCGGCCAAAGCCCTGGTGGTCAACCATGGAGTTCTCAATCTTCAGATCCTGCAACATG CTAGGGACAATACATATGTTAATGTTGACAGTGGTAATGAGACACCTAGGACTGAGAAAAGAATCTTTTGGACTCAAGAAGAAGATGTTAGGATG ATGAGCTCTTGGCTGCTCAATTCAACGGACTCAACCGTTGGTGCTAATAGGAAGAATGAACAATATTGGACTGATGTTGAGGCTACTTACAATGAGACTACACCAAGTCATAGGAGAAGAAATGCCAAGCAAATCAAGGACCGCTTTCATAAG GCCCATGTATTCTATATAAAAGACAATGAGAAACTCAATCTAGGCCCTTTTGTGTTGATGGAAGTATGGAACACAGTTAAAACTGAAGCAAAGTGGATCACATACAACAATGGCCTGAAAGCAGCAAGAAAAAGAACAGCAACAAAGGGGTTAGGCaaggagaaggaaggagaggataGTAGCCCTTTATATGTagatgaacttgatgaacagCCAAGACCAATGGGGCAAAAAAGAGCTAAAAAACTACAATATGCCCAAAGTAAGGAGGTGGACCATATTGATCTTGAGGAGCTAGACAAATTTAGTAAACTCCAGAATGAACAGAATGCAAATAGGCTGAAAGTATTGGAAATACAGCAGAAGCTATCATCCGAGAAGATCGAACAAACAAAGATTTCCCATCTTGcagcaaatgagcaaatggaGGCAGCAAAGGTGCAAAGAGAGGCAAGAAAATTAGAAGTTGAAGCTAGGATGTATGAGACATATAACCGTCTTCTTGTAGTTGACACAAGTCTGATGTCCGATGAAGAGAAAGTTGACCATGGAAATACATTGAAGTTTTTGAAGAAGAAATTATTTACTGATAATTGA